In Sorghum bicolor cultivar BTx623 chromosome 8, Sorghum_bicolor_NCBIv3, whole genome shotgun sequence, one genomic interval encodes:
- the LOC110437552 gene encoding uncharacterized protein LOC110437552 has protein sequence MAAEKTLCEFSVPAVTNLASGPAIDTADKNFELRTDVITMVQASPFCGLPSEDANAHLQHFLELCDTIVIKDITPNVIRLCLFPFSLVGKAKRWFYQDKEAVTTWNFYNGLTPLSKGHLDAATGGAFLSLTTAGAKALIEKMVEH, from the exons ATGGCCGCCGAGAAGACACTCTGCGAGTTCTCTGTGCCCGCTGTCACCAACTTGGCCAGTGGCCCCGCTATTGACACGGCCGACAAGAACTTCGAGCTACGCACCGACGTGATCACCATGGTGCAGGCGAGCCCATTCTGTGGCTTGCCAAGCGAGGATGCGAATGCACAccttcaacacttcctggagttaTGTGACACGATTGTCATCAAGGACATCACTCCTAATGTCATTCGGCTCTGcctctttcctttctccctcgtggggaaggcgaagaggtGGTTCTATCAAGATAAGGAAGCTGTCACCACATGG aacttctacAATGGGCTCACGCCCTTGTCGAAGGGACACCTAGACGCCGCCACTGGAGgcgcattcctatcacttaccaccgCCGGGGCCAAGGCCCTGATCGAGAAGATGGTAGAACACTAG